A region of Homo sapiens chromosome 17, GRCh38.p14 Primary Assembly DNA encodes the following proteins:
- the ENDOV gene encoding endonuclease V isoform X15, which yields MGAEPKGCHVPTHMLVPALAGHRRGKRKLGGAGNDRRAAVSQHASEVLTLALTVSERRRLPPRPCTQDIGHRGLSPRSAWDLDLVSPALCLSTDLCSLREAFGFGVACHLGVLTDLPCVGVAKKLLQVDGLENNALHKEKIRLLQTRGDSFPLLGDSGTVLGMALRSHDRSTRPLYISVGHRMSLEAAVRLTCCCCRFRIPEPVRQADICSREHIRKSLGLPGPPTPRSPKAQRPVACPKGDSGESSGGAPSPQRQADRTTPGGRRSTAQHQVGQR from the exons ATGGGTGCAGAGCCAAAGGGTTGTCATGTGCCGACCCACATGCTCGTGCCAGCGCTGGCAGGCCACCGTCGAGGGAAGAGGAAGCTGGGAGGTGCAGGAAATGACCGGAGAGCTGCAGTATCCCAGCACGCCAGCGAGGTGCTGACCCTGGCACTGACCGTGTCAGAGAGAAGGAGGCTTCCTCCACGGCCTTGCACCCAGGACATCGGGCACAGGGGGCTTTCGCCCAGGTCTGCTTGGGACTTAGATCTGGTTTCCCCAGCCCTCTGCCTGTCCACAGACCTCTGCTCACTTAGGGAAGCTTTTG GCTTTGGGGTGGCCTGCCACCTTGGCGTCCTTACAGACCTGCCGTGTGTTGGGGTGGCCAAGAAACTTCTGCAGGTGGATGGGCTGGAGAACAACGCCCTGCACAAGGAGAAG ATCCGACTCCTGCAGACTCGAGGAGACTCATTCCCTCTGCTGGGAGACTCTGGGACTGTCCTGGGAATG GCCCTGAGGAGCCACGACCGCAGCACCAGGCCCCTCTACATCTCCGTGGGCCACAGGATGAGCCTGGAGGCCGCTGTGCGCCTGACTTGCTGCTGCTGCAGGTTCCGGATCCCAGAGCCCGTGCGCCAG GCTGACATCTGCTCCCGAGAGCACATCCGCAAGTCGCTGGGACTCCCCGGGCCACCCACACCGAG GAGCCCGAAGGCGCAGAGGCCAGTGGCATGCCCCAAAGGAGACTCCGGAGAGTCCTCAG GTGGAGCACCCAGTCCCCAAAGACAGGCTGACCGCACCACCCCAGGGGGACGCCGCAGCACAGCCCAGCACCAGGTGGGGCAGAGGTGA
- the ENDOV gene encoding endonuclease V isoform X6, with amino-acid sequence MGAEPKGCHVPTHMLVPALAGHRRGKRKLGGAGNDRRAAVSQHASEVLTLALTVSERRRLPPRPCTQDIGHRGLSPRSAWDLDLVSPALCLSTDLCSLREAFGFGVACHLGVLTDLPCVGVAKKLLQVDGLENNALHKEKIRLLQTRGDSFPLLGDSGTVLGMPTGQPSPSLSQALRSHDRSTRPLYISVGHRMSLEAAVRLTCCCCRFRIPEPVRQVHLLLCSRRSWESTDGVSVGLLSPWLRAGPSWWPHGHRRCGAPGCQVQALLPGQAGPLQGKADICSREHIRKSLGLPGPPTPRSPKAQRPVACPKGDSGESSAAGGAPSPQRQADRTTPGGRRSTAQHQVGQR; translated from the exons ATGGGTGCAGAGCCAAAGGGTTGTCATGTGCCGACCCACATGCTCGTGCCAGCGCTGGCAGGCCACCGTCGAGGGAAGAGGAAGCTGGGAGGTGCAGGAAATGACCGGAGAGCTGCAGTATCCCAGCACGCCAGCGAGGTGCTGACCCTGGCACTGACCGTGTCAGAGAGAAGGAGGCTTCCTCCACGGCCTTGCACCCAGGACATCGGGCACAGGGGGCTTTCGCCCAGGTCTGCTTGGGACTTAGATCTGGTTTCCCCAGCCCTCTGCCTGTCCACAGACCTCTGCTCACTTAGGGAAGCTTTTG GCTTTGGGGTGGCCTGCCACCTTGGCGTCCTTACAGACCTGCCGTGTGTTGGGGTGGCCAAGAAACTTCTGCAGGTGGATGGGCTGGAGAACAACGCCCTGCACAAGGAGAAG ATCCGACTCCTGCAGACTCGAGGAGACTCATTCCCTCTGCTGGGAGACTCTGGGACTGTCCTGGGAATG CCCACAGGACAGCCCTCGCCTTCCTTGTCACAGGCCCTGAGGAGCCACGACCGCAGCACCAGGCCCCTCTACATCTCCGTGGGCCACAGGATGAGCCTGGAGGCCGCTGTGCGCCTGACTTGCTGCTGCTGCAGGTTCCGGATCCCAGAGCCCGTGCGCCAG GTTCACCTCCTGCTCTGTTCCAGAAGGTCCTGGGAGAGCACAGACGGGGTTAGTGTTGGTCTGCTCTCTCCCTGGCTCCGCGCCGGGCCGTCTTGGTGGCCCCATGGTCACAGGCGCTGCGGCGCTCCTGGTTGCCAGGTCCAGGCTCTCCtgccaggccaggctgggccGCTCCAGGGGAAG GCTGACATCTGCTCCCGAGAGCACATCCGCAAGTCGCTGGGACTCCCCGGGCCACCCACACCGAG GAGCCCGAAGGCGCAGAGGCCAGTGGCATGCCCCAAAGGAGACTCCGGAGAGTCCTCAG CCGCAGGTGGAGCACCCAGTCCCCAAAGACAGGCTGACCGCACCACCCCAGGGGGACGCCGCAGCACAGCCCAGCACCAGGTGGGGCAGAGGTGA
- the ENDOV gene encoding endonuclease V isoform X14, producing the protein MGAEPKGCHVPTHMLVPALAGHRRGKRKLGGAGNDRRAAVSQHASEVLTLALTVSERRRLPPRPCTQDIGHRGLSPRSAWDLDLVSPALCLSTDLCSLREAFGFGVACHLGVLTDLPCVGVAKKLLQVDGLENNALHKEKIRLLQTRGDSFPLLGDSGTVLGMALRSHDRSTRPLYISVGHRMSLEAAVRLTCCCCRFRIPEPVRQADICSREHIRKSLGLPGPPTPRSPKAQRPVACPKGDSGESSAAGGAPSPQRQADRTTPGGRRSTAQHQVGQR; encoded by the exons ATGGGTGCAGAGCCAAAGGGTTGTCATGTGCCGACCCACATGCTCGTGCCAGCGCTGGCAGGCCACCGTCGAGGGAAGAGGAAGCTGGGAGGTGCAGGAAATGACCGGAGAGCTGCAGTATCCCAGCACGCCAGCGAGGTGCTGACCCTGGCACTGACCGTGTCAGAGAGAAGGAGGCTTCCTCCACGGCCTTGCACCCAGGACATCGGGCACAGGGGGCTTTCGCCCAGGTCTGCTTGGGACTTAGATCTGGTTTCCCCAGCCCTCTGCCTGTCCACAGACCTCTGCTCACTTAGGGAAGCTTTTG GCTTTGGGGTGGCCTGCCACCTTGGCGTCCTTACAGACCTGCCGTGTGTTGGGGTGGCCAAGAAACTTCTGCAGGTGGATGGGCTGGAGAACAACGCCCTGCACAAGGAGAAG ATCCGACTCCTGCAGACTCGAGGAGACTCATTCCCTCTGCTGGGAGACTCTGGGACTGTCCTGGGAATG GCCCTGAGGAGCCACGACCGCAGCACCAGGCCCCTCTACATCTCCGTGGGCCACAGGATGAGCCTGGAGGCCGCTGTGCGCCTGACTTGCTGCTGCTGCAGGTTCCGGATCCCAGAGCCCGTGCGCCAG GCTGACATCTGCTCCCGAGAGCACATCCGCAAGTCGCTGGGACTCCCCGGGCCACCCACACCGAG GAGCCCGAAGGCGCAGAGGCCAGTGGCATGCCCCAAAGGAGACTCCGGAGAGTCCTCAG CCGCAGGTGGAGCACCCAGTCCCCAAAGACAGGCTGACCGCACCACCCCAGGGGGACGCCGCAGCACAGCCCAGCACCAGGTGGGGCAGAGGTGA
- the ENDOV gene encoding endonuclease V isoform X21, which translates to MALRSHDRSTRPLYISVGHRMSLEAAVRLTCCCCRFRIPEPVRQVHLLLCSRRSWESTDGVSVGLLSPWLRAGPSWWPHGHRRCGAPGCQVQALLPGQAGPLQGKADICSREHIRKSLGLPGPPTPRSPKAQRPVACPKGDSGESSAAGGAPSPQRQADRTTPGGRRSTAQHQVGQR; encoded by the exons ATG GCCCTGAGGAGCCACGACCGCAGCACCAGGCCCCTCTACATCTCCGTGGGCCACAGGATGAGCCTGGAGGCCGCTGTGCGCCTGACTTGCTGCTGCTGCAGGTTCCGGATCCCAGAGCCCGTGCGCCAG GTTCACCTCCTGCTCTGTTCCAGAAGGTCCTGGGAGAGCACAGACGGGGTTAGTGTTGGTCTGCTCTCTCCCTGGCTCCGCGCCGGGCCGTCTTGGTGGCCCCATGGTCACAGGCGCTGCGGCGCTCCTGGTTGCCAGGTCCAGGCTCTCCtgccaggccaggctgggccGCTCCAGGGGAAG GCTGACATCTGCTCCCGAGAGCACATCCGCAAGTCGCTGGGACTCCCCGGGCCACCCACACCGAG GAGCCCGAAGGCGCAGAGGCCAGTGGCATGCCCCAAAGGAGACTCCGGAGAGTCCTCAG CCGCAGGTGGAGCACCCAGTCCCCAAAGACAGGCTGACCGCACCACCCCAGGGGGACGCCGCAGCACAGCCCAGCACCAGGTGGGGCAGAGGTGA